The proteins below are encoded in one region of Rhodoluna lacicola:
- a CDS encoding MFS transporter, which yields MSSNRPAFQARQLALPVYVPSLLFAAGESGLIPLIPASAENLGADLPTAAFVAGLVLIGTLIADLPAATIVNRFGERVSMIWAGFIAALGAGLALMASNIYLLGAGVFLLGMTAAIFGLARHSYIAETAPKEFRARSLSILGGMFRLGGFIGPLVGAWIIQNYGIQNVYWMSIIFCGLAGAILLTTKAEKMPDTPPNRAGGIWVVAKLESKKLLSLGVASAMLTFLRTVRHLALPLWALHINLDLSVTALIIGLAGAIDFALFYNGGQVIDKYGRRFAAVPTMLAIGIGVACIPFTSDATSFAIVAVALAVANALGSGLVLTIGADLAPEGARNEFLAAFRLLLDGGIAIAAPVISLLTIAVGLSSGLFAVSGVALVGAYLMNHYLPKYGIR from the coding sequence GTGAGTTCAAATCGGCCGGCATTTCAAGCAAGACAACTTGCCCTACCGGTATACGTTCCCTCACTACTTTTTGCAGCGGGCGAATCAGGACTTATTCCTCTTATTCCTGCCAGCGCTGAGAATCTCGGCGCCGACCTGCCAACTGCAGCCTTCGTCGCGGGCCTAGTGCTGATTGGAACCTTGATTGCCGATCTGCCGGCGGCAACAATCGTAAATCGTTTTGGTGAGCGCGTTTCAATGATCTGGGCTGGATTCATCGCTGCTCTGGGAGCTGGATTGGCCCTAATGGCCTCAAATATTTACCTGCTTGGAGCAGGGGTTTTTTTGCTTGGTATGACTGCCGCCATTTTTGGGTTGGCCAGGCACTCCTACATAGCCGAGACTGCCCCAAAGGAATTTCGCGCCCGGTCGCTTTCGATCTTGGGTGGCATGTTTAGACTCGGCGGATTCATCGGACCGCTGGTGGGCGCCTGGATAATTCAGAATTACGGAATCCAAAATGTTTACTGGATGTCAATTATTTTCTGCGGACTAGCCGGTGCGATTTTGCTAACCACCAAGGCCGAAAAGATGCCAGATACCCCACCAAACCGCGCCGGTGGAATTTGGGTTGTTGCAAAACTTGAAAGTAAAAAGTTACTTTCCCTTGGTGTTGCCTCTGCCATGCTCACTTTTCTAAGAACGGTCCGCCACCTAGCCTTGCCGCTCTGGGCCCTGCACATAAACCTTGACCTCTCGGTAACTGCGTTAATCATTGGCCTGGCGGGAGCAATTGATTTTGCACTCTTTTATAACGGCGGTCAGGTGATTGATAAATATGGTCGCCGGTTTGCAGCCGTGCCAACCATGCTAGCGATTGGTATTGGAGTGGCATGCATTCCCTTTACCTCAGATGCAACAAGTTTTGCGATTGTTGCCGTCGCACTCGCGGTAGCAAACGCGCTGGGCTCCGGATTGGTATTGACAATAGGTGCTGACTTGGCACCCGAAGGTGCTCGAAACGAATTCCTCGCCGCATTCCGCCTACTGCTTGATGGTGGCATCGCAATCGCGGCCCCCGTCATTTCACTTCTTACAATCGCCGTTGGGTTGTCCTCAGGATTGTTTGCAGTGAGTGGGGTTGCACTTGTTGGCGCTTATTTGATGAATCACTATCTTCCAAAGTACGGGATTCGTTAG
- a CDS encoding TadE family protein, with protein sequence MQKLRPFRPTKQGLQRGSAVVEFVLISAPLVLLAVTSISVTLASFTLMILRDSAIEGARFAALADQESAAGCLRAREQINATFQGKLIAEIRCRTENENQEIVEITAGFSNLGWLGAHHLTATGRAFREK encoded by the coding sequence TTGCAAAAGTTGCGGCCTTTTAGACCAACTAAGCAAGGCCTTCAGCGCGGGTCGGCGGTCGTTGAATTTGTGTTGATCTCTGCACCTTTGGTGTTGCTTGCCGTGACATCAATTTCAGTCACCCTGGCGTCTTTCACCTTGATGATTCTTAGAGATTCTGCAATTGAAGGAGCAAGATTTGCAGCCCTAGCTGACCAGGAATCCGCCGCGGGTTGTCTTCGAGCTAGAGAGCAAATAAATGCCACCTTTCAAGGGAAATTGATTGCTGAAATTAGGTGCCGAACAGAGAACGAGAATCAGGAGATTGTTGAAATTACAGCGGGTTTTTCCAACCTTGGCTGGCTTGGCGCACATCATCTGACTGCCACCGGAAGAGCCTTTCGTGAAAAATAA
- a CDS encoding ABC transporter ATP-binding protein yields the protein MLRISQLSFSYSTTEEAVIKRASLNFNEGEFSLVIGPTGSGKTTLLKTICRLAPNFTGGKFEGEIWLDDTEVSQSQPNQIAELIGYVGQNPELGFVTQTVREELAYGMEQLGFEVEAMQERISTFASLLELSDLLDANLSDISGGEQQRVAIGAALTAGQKILLLDEPTSALDPEIADKTIKLLRRLASETATTVILSEHRIERVLEFVDSVVQVQTDGRVIKAAASLTNFDNRTEPPIFSLGKKLGWQPLELTLEKAKQRWQQNSKSYSTSIDKGTKQDHDSNLDVATVHDLSVSYGSLQAVVSVSFSARAGTLTALMGSNGSGKSSALWGIQGTKPSADAKVSGQVLIKNQDPAIQGIAERLELVAMVPQKASDLLFLNSLGRELGESDATSESEPGTTAKIFEKLAGRINPAIHPRDLSTGQQIALVLASQLVKGASLILLDEPTRGLDYIAKRELAETIGKLKSQGKAVIMASHDVEFVAEIGDQVLILESGRVVNSGTPTQVLSPGSKYSPQLTEITQTPGVFRLDQIAVKNV from the coding sequence ATGCTAAGAATCTCACAGCTGAGTTTTAGCTATTCGACCACCGAGGAGGCTGTAATAAAGCGAGCCTCGCTGAACTTCAACGAGGGTGAATTTTCTTTGGTTATTGGACCAACTGGCAGCGGCAAAACCACCCTTCTCAAGACCATCTGCAGACTGGCACCGAATTTCACCGGTGGCAAATTTGAAGGTGAGATCTGGCTAGATGACACAGAGGTTTCTCAATCGCAGCCCAACCAAATTGCCGAGTTGATTGGATATGTTGGCCAAAACCCAGAATTAGGTTTTGTGACGCAAACAGTTCGTGAAGAGTTGGCCTATGGAATGGAACAGCTTGGATTTGAAGTTGAGGCCATGCAAGAACGAATTTCTACGTTTGCGTCGCTACTGGAATTAAGTGATTTGCTTGATGCAAACCTCAGCGATATTTCTGGTGGTGAGCAGCAGCGTGTGGCAATTGGTGCCGCGCTTACGGCGGGGCAAAAAATTCTTCTGCTTGACGAGCCCACTTCAGCTCTTGACCCAGAGATTGCAGATAAAACAATCAAACTGCTCCGGAGGCTCGCTTCAGAGACCGCGACCACCGTGATTCTCAGTGAACATCGAATTGAGCGCGTACTGGAATTTGTAGATTCTGTTGTTCAGGTACAAACCGACGGCCGAGTGATCAAAGCGGCAGCTAGCCTGACAAACTTTGACAATCGCACCGAACCACCAATATTTTCGCTCGGCAAAAAGCTTGGCTGGCAGCCGCTGGAGCTGACCCTTGAAAAGGCCAAACAGCGCTGGCAGCAAAATAGCAAAAGCTATTCAACGTCTATTGACAAAGGCACAAAGCAAGACCACGACAGCAATCTTGATGTTGCCACCGTCCATGATCTATCGGTTAGTTATGGCAGTTTGCAGGCCGTGGTCAGCGTCAGCTTTTCTGCACGAGCCGGAACCCTCACAGCGCTGATGGGAAGTAATGGCTCGGGCAAATCCAGCGCCCTCTGGGGGATCCAGGGTACAAAGCCAAGCGCAGACGCAAAGGTCTCTGGACAGGTGCTGATAAAAAATCAAGACCCGGCCATTCAGGGAATCGCCGAGCGACTGGAGCTCGTGGCTATGGTTCCACAGAAAGCCAGCGACCTACTTTTTTTGAATTCTCTTGGCCGCGAGTTAGGTGAATCTGACGCTACGAGCGAGAGTGAACCAGGAACTACCGCGAAAATTTTTGAAAAGCTAGCCGGCCGAATCAACCCAGCAATCCATCCGCGCGATTTGTCTACTGGGCAGCAGATTGCCCTCGTTCTAGCTTCACAACTGGTTAAAGGCGCATCGCTAATTTTGCTTGATGAGCCAACTCGTGGGCTTGACTACATCGCCAAGCGCGAACTTGCCGAAACGATTGGAAAACTAAAGTCCCAGGGTAAGGCCGTGATTATGGCTAGCCACGACGTTGAGTTTGTCGCTGAAATCGGAGATCAGGTTTTAATTTTGGAGAGTGGTCGAGTCGTCAACTCTGGAACACCTACGCAGGTTCTTAGCCCTGGGTCAAAGTACTCACCTCAATTAACCGAGATAACTCAAACCCCCGGAGTGTTTAGGTTAGATCAGATTGCGGTGAAGAATGTTTAG
- a CDS encoding LysE family translocator: MTGALAGLALAIPLGPMAILLISTTLKHGRGIGIFGALAMASVDFSYAALVFAFGTAIVNLLTGWVMPLRILGSAILIFVAVKIFMDARRSSKIESPDMSNSTASRLKTYAKFFGLTVLNPATAFYFFGITPSVATLSQGTGLFGIALFAVGVFIGSVVWQMGLVFAAQLTKSFTDVRVQHRIQYAGAILILGLAIGLLLK, encoded by the coding sequence ATGACCGGAGCCTTGGCGGGTCTAGCTTTGGCTATTCCCCTTGGGCCAATGGCAATATTGCTGATCAGCACCACGCTCAAACATGGACGCGGAATTGGAATATTTGGCGCATTAGCCATGGCAAGCGTTGACTTCTCGTATGCCGCTCTTGTGTTTGCTTTTGGCACCGCCATCGTCAATTTGCTGACCGGTTGGGTTATGCCGCTGCGAATTCTAGGCTCGGCTATTTTGATATTTGTGGCGGTGAAGATTTTCATGGACGCCCGCCGGAGCTCAAAAATTGAGAGCCCAGACATGAGCAACTCAACTGCGTCACGGCTCAAAACATATGCAAAATTTTTTGGCCTCACCGTCTTAAACCCAGCCACTGCCTTCTACTTCTTTGGCATCACCCCTAGCGTGGCGACTCTTTCACAGGGAACTGGGCTGTTTGGAATTGCATTATTTGCCGTTGGGGTTTTTATTGGTTCGGTGGTTTGGCAAATGGGCCTTGTTTTTGCCGCTCAGCTCACAAAGTCATTCACCGATGTACGTGTGCAACACCGCATTCAGTACGCAGGCGCGATCTTGATTTTAGGACTGGCCATTGGCCTGCTCTTGAAATAG
- the smpB gene encoding SsrA-binding protein SmpB, which produces MPRERGQKVVASNRKARHDYLILDTYEAGMALSGPEVKSLRAGRASLIDGYASIDGGEAWLENVHIPEYTQATWNNSPSRRKRKLLLHREEILKLQSKLKESGFTLVPLSIYFKDGRAKVEIALARGKKEYDKRQTLKEQTDKREADRAMSSKGKDW; this is translated from the coding sequence ATGCCTAGAGAACGTGGTCAAAAGGTTGTTGCTAGCAACCGCAAAGCCCGCCACGACTACCTAATTTTGGACACCTATGAGGCGGGAATGGCGCTCTCTGGCCCTGAGGTTAAATCGCTTCGAGCAGGACGCGCCTCACTAATTGACGGCTATGCATCTATTGATGGTGGTGAAGCGTGGCTTGAGAATGTTCACATTCCCGAGTACACCCAGGCAACCTGGAATAACTCACCCTCGCGTCGTAAACGCAAGTTACTTTTGCACCGCGAAGAAATCTTGAAACTTCAATCAAAGTTAAAGGAATCTGGTTTTACCTTGGTTCCGCTGTCTATTTACTTCAAAGATGGCCGAGCAAAAGTAGAGATAGCACTGGCTCGAGGCAAGAAGGAGTATGACAAGCGTCAAACTCTGAAAGAGCAAACCGATAAGCGCGAGGCCGATCGTGCCATGTCCTCCAAAGGCAAAGACTGGTAA
- a CDS encoding DoxX family protein, giving the protein MNIFLAIAALAVSVFTASGFYKAGSFKSKATKETLLGAGMGWVEKTPMGLVRLIAWLEILGAIGVVVAPIGAYLTGLAWSQWVGVAAGAGLALTMVVAFLMHAARGEAKYTWKANLGLFAAAAVATVLQSLVVLPLF; this is encoded by the coding sequence ATGAACATCTTTCTAGCAATCGCCGCACTTGCGGTTTCAGTTTTTACCGCATCCGGCTTCTACAAGGCTGGATCATTCAAGTCCAAGGCAACCAAAGAAACCTTGCTGGGCGCAGGCATGGGTTGGGTTGAGAAGACACCGATGGGCCTAGTTCGTCTTATCGCTTGGCTTGAAATCCTTGGCGCTATCGGTGTTGTCGTGGCTCCGATTGGTGCGTACCTCACTGGCTTGGCTTGGTCACAGTGGGTTGGTGTTGCTGCCGGTGCCGGATTGGCCTTGACCATGGTTGTGGCGTTTTTGATGCACGCTGCCCGTGGAGAGGCTAAGTACACCTGGAAGGCGAACCTTGGTTTGTTTGCGGCAGCAGCTGTGGCGACAGTTCTGCAGTCCCTTGTCGTTCTTCCGCTTTTCTAG
- a CDS encoding type II secretion system F family protein — MVAVSLIALLVGWLVGLSFQVAVLGFFVGLGAFALQIEMISGFSKKRRRDLAKIWPEVLDSIHSALASGMSLIESFDDLALHGPVRLRPRFANLSRRLDAGWEMEQALMELKAELGEVHADRLCEVLVLVSATGSEALLSTLRKQSIGLRRDIAQTAQIESKQSWVLGTAKIAVGAPWVVVALLASRVENAATYNTSSGALVLSLGFVLSFFAYRLVHVLGALPPEPRVFAS; from the coding sequence TTGGTCGCAGTATCCTTAATTGCATTACTGGTCGGCTGGTTGGTCGGCCTCAGCTTTCAAGTGGCGGTACTTGGTTTTTTTGTGGGGCTTGGCGCGTTTGCCTTGCAAATTGAAATGATTTCGGGATTCTCAAAAAAGCGACGACGCGATTTAGCAAAAATATGGCCGGAGGTATTGGATTCAATCCATTCAGCACTTGCATCTGGAATGTCACTAATTGAATCATTCGATGACCTTGCGTTACATGGCCCGGTTCGCCTCAGGCCAAGATTTGCGAATTTGTCGCGAAGACTCGATGCGGGTTGGGAAATGGAGCAGGCGCTTATGGAGCTGAAAGCGGAACTTGGCGAGGTGCATGCCGATCGGTTATGCGAAGTGCTCGTATTGGTTAGCGCCACTGGCTCCGAGGCACTTTTATCAACACTACGAAAGCAGTCAATTGGTTTGAGACGTGACATCGCACAGACTGCTCAAATCGAATCAAAACAAAGTTGGGTGCTTGGCACCGCAAAAATTGCCGTTGGGGCACCGTGGGTCGTGGTTGCACTATTGGCTTCTCGTGTCGAAAATGCCGCCACTTACAACACCAGCTCGGGCGCGTTAGTTCTGTCATTAGGGTTCGTGTTGAGTTTTTTTGCCTATCGATTGGTTCACGTTTTAGGCGCGTTGCCTCCGGAACCCAGGGTCTTTGCCTCGTGA
- the ftsX gene encoding permease-like cell division protein FtsX, which yields MKFVFSEVAQGFRRNLSMVVSVILVTFISLTFVGTASLLQMQIGQMKNYWYDRAQVAVYMCSDVSATDVCPQGEASEDLKAAVKVKLESNALSQYIDKFYFEDHEQAYATFQEQFKGNAVAKYVTAKQLNETYWVKLKDSTKSQIITESFTGVAGVEEVRDQRSYLDQIFSILNAASLAAIGIASLMLFSAALLISTTIRLSAFSRRRELGIMRLVGASNFYIQLPFILEGVVAATIGSLLSGAAVLGIVQFFVQGYLAERLPFTSFVSLSDGLLVVPLLIAAGIVLAALASGLAIRRYLRI from the coding sequence ATGAAGTTTGTCTTCAGCGAAGTTGCTCAAGGTTTCCGACGAAACCTTTCGATGGTGGTTTCAGTAATTTTGGTCACATTTATCTCGTTGACATTCGTGGGCACGGCATCGCTTCTGCAGATGCAAATTGGTCAAATGAAAAACTACTGGTACGACCGCGCTCAGGTAGCCGTCTACATGTGTAGCGATGTTTCCGCGACCGATGTCTGCCCACAAGGAGAGGCATCAGAAGACTTAAAGGCTGCTGTCAAGGTGAAGCTTGAATCAAATGCCTTGAGCCAATACATAGACAAGTTCTATTTCGAAGATCACGAGCAGGCTTACGCTACTTTCCAGGAGCAGTTCAAGGGTAACGCCGTTGCAAAGTACGTAACCGCCAAACAACTGAATGAAACCTACTGGGTGAAACTTAAGGATTCGACTAAGAGTCAAATCATCACAGAGAGTTTTACCGGAGTTGCTGGAGTTGAAGAGGTTAGAGACCAACGAAGCTACCTAGATCAAATTTTTAGTATTTTGAATGCCGCCTCCCTTGCTGCAATTGGAATTGCTTCACTAATGCTTTTCTCTGCTGCTCTGTTGATCTCTACAACAATTCGTCTCTCTGCCTTTAGTCGCCGACGTGAGCTGGGCATCATGAGGCTCGTGGGAGCCAGCAACTTCTACATTCAATTACCTTTCATACTTGAAGGAGTAGTTGCAGCAACTATTGGCTCATTACTTTCAGGAGCCGCGGTGCTTGGTATTGTCCAATTTTTCGTTCAGGGATACCTTGCCGAAAGACTTCCTTTCACCAGCTTTGTAAGTCTTAGCGATGGCTTGCTCGTTGTGCCGCTTCTAATTGCTGCGGGAATAGTATTGGCAGCTCTAGCCTCTGGCCTCGCAATCCGCAGATACCTGCGAATATAG
- a CDS encoding type II secretion system F family protein, with the protein MFIVGLMIAAGIWLAYSFFLSLRPVPLSTRLAPKLQSIPWSTFVGSAIKTSILGIFTPKKYLQKILRELPDFLELLSVALASGESIYSALNRVVPRLSGELATQLQKTLRSIEYGASLESEFSELAKRVPQHQLVEVCNKLINAMNRGTPLAGIVAEQAEAVRLEVSNHLLKQAGKNETRMLIPLVFLILPVTVLFAIYPSLQLLNMSFL; encoded by the coding sequence ATGTTTATTGTTGGGTTAATGATCGCTGCAGGAATTTGGCTGGCGTACTCTTTCTTTTTGTCGCTTCGGCCCGTACCTCTTTCAACCCGACTCGCCCCAAAACTTCAATCAATTCCCTGGTCTACTTTCGTTGGCTCGGCTATCAAAACATCGATACTCGGCATTTTCACGCCAAAGAAATACCTGCAAAAGATTTTGCGAGAACTGCCGGATTTTCTAGAACTGCTCTCTGTGGCGCTGGCATCGGGCGAAAGTATTTATTCAGCACTAAACCGGGTGGTGCCCAGGCTCTCAGGTGAACTTGCTACGCAACTGCAGAAGACTCTTAGGTCTATAGAGTATGGCGCTTCTTTAGAATCTGAGTTCTCTGAACTTGCCAAGAGGGTTCCTCAGCATCAACTCGTCGAAGTCTGCAACAAATTGATTAATGCCATGAATAGAGGAACTCCGCTGGCTGGAATAGTAGCTGAGCAAGCGGAGGCGGTACGGTTGGAAGTTTCTAATCACCTACTAAAGCAAGCCGGTAAAAATGAAACTCGAATGCTGATTCCGCTGGTATTTCTGATTTTGCCAGTCACGGTTCTTTTTGCTATTTACCCAAGTCTTCAATTGCTCAACATGTCATTTCTATAG
- a CDS encoding ECF transporter S component — protein sequence MFSQLVLRPVLLGLAAMACLMMFTWPLLISTTAQSESQLAQLTFIILLPTVLILTLHEFSTGNLDSRQLAMLGVLTALNALIRMLGAGVAGVETSFFLIIISAYVFGPGFGFLMGALSLLVSGLITGGIGPWLPFQMMAAALVGILAGLLPKPRLLWLQMALLLGYAVFASFSYGALMTMWNWPFLAGLGSDVSYLPGAGILENLIRFVNYEILTGGFVWDAGRAITTVILLALTAPALLTTLRRAANRAGIKKF from the coding sequence ATGTTTAGTCAATTGGTTCTTCGTCCTGTGCTGCTTGGACTTGCTGCAATGGCCTGCCTAATGATGTTTACCTGGCCCCTGCTGATTTCAACCACTGCACAGTCCGAATCTCAGCTTGCCCAGCTAACCTTCATAATTTTGCTGCCGACAGTTTTGATTTTGACCCTCCATGAGTTCTCAACGGGTAATTTGGATAGCCGGCAGTTAGCCATGCTTGGTGTGCTTACCGCACTCAATGCTCTGATTCGTATGCTGGGTGCCGGAGTTGCCGGAGTTGAGACTTCGTTTTTCTTGATCATTATTAGCGCCTATGTATTCGGGCCAGGCTTCGGATTTCTTATGGGCGCACTTTCGCTGTTGGTATCGGGTTTAATCACCGGTGGAATTGGCCCGTGGCTGCCGTTTCAGATGATGGCTGCAGCGCTCGTGGGAATCCTTGCGGGCTTGCTTCCCAAACCCAGACTCCTGTGGTTGCAAATGGCACTGCTTTTGGGCTACGCAGTTTTTGCCAGTTTCAGTTACGGTGCGTTAATGACGATGTGGAACTGGCCATTTCTTGCCGGTTTGGGTTCGGATGTTTCCTATCTTCCAGGAGCTGGAATTTTGGAAAACTTGATCCGTTTCGTAAATTACGAAATCCTCACTGGCGGATTTGTTTGGGATGCCGGTCGAGCCATCACTACTGTGATCCTCTTGGCATTAACTGCACCGGCCCTGCTAACCACTCTTAGAAGAGCAGCCAACAGGGCCGGAATCAAGAAATTCTGA
- a CDS encoding trimeric intracellular cation channel family protein, whose product MTSGISIAEWLVTNGNIAFEIIGTLAFALSGLLEAARKKLDIVGMAMVTFLAAFGGGTLRDILLDRRPFFWVQNQFWIWVVLAMCLLALIFIRSRHLEPTERATAWPDAIGLGIFSAGGTYIALQAGVPAIVAVIMGIITAVFGGVLRDVVVNEIPRAFVDHQPYSILAFAGGWVVVGLHYVGTSSFIAVGLGALVITALRFAAMIFGWRLPTWRV is encoded by the coding sequence ATGACTTCGGGAATCTCAATTGCGGAATGGCTTGTAACTAATGGGAACATCGCGTTTGAGATCATCGGCACCTTGGCCTTCGCGCTATCGGGTCTTTTAGAGGCGGCACGTAAAAAGCTGGACATCGTCGGCATGGCCATGGTCACATTTCTTGCAGCCTTTGGCGGCGGTACCCTGCGCGACATTCTGTTAGATCGCCGCCCTTTTTTCTGGGTGCAGAATCAATTCTGGATTTGGGTAGTGCTGGCGATGTGTTTGTTGGCCCTGATCTTCATTCGATCTCGCCATCTTGAACCAACCGAGCGAGCAACCGCCTGGCCAGATGCGATTGGCCTAGGAATTTTCAGCGCAGGTGGAACCTACATTGCTCTTCAAGCTGGAGTCCCGGCGATCGTTGCGGTAATCATGGGAATTATCACCGCGGTATTTGGAGGAGTCTTGCGAGACGTCGTAGTCAATGAGATTCCCCGAGCCTTTGTTGATCACCAGCCCTATTCAATTCTTGCCTTCGCCGGTGGTTGGGTTGTGGTTGGCCTGCACTATGTGGGCACGAGCTCGTTCATCGCGGTTGGTCTTGGTGCTTTAGTAATCACAGCACTAAGGTTTGCGGCCATGATTTTTGGTTGGCGACTACCAACTTGGCGTGTATAA
- the prfB gene encoding peptide chain release factor 2 gives MADLDLTQEIRSLRATFADIQHVVDVKRLNDEIVLLKQQAADPNIWDEPVHAQNVTSKLSHAQGMLTKLESVHSRLDDLEVLVEMANTEGDASVQAEAKVELTSLQALISELEIQTLLNGEYDSRAAVVTIRSGAGGDDATDFAEMLMRMYLRYAEKNKMPVQVLDTSYAEGAGIKSATFEIDAPYAFGSFSVEAGTHRLVRMSPFNAAGKRQTSFAAVEVVPLVEQTEAIEIPENEIRIDVFRSSGPGGQSVNTTDSAVRITHIPTGTVVSCQNEKSQIQNKAAAMRVLQSRLLEIRRREEEAKKKQIAGDVKASWGEQMRSYVLAPYQMVKDLRTDYEVNNPSAVFDGDLAGFIAAGIRWRKQTQQGA, from the coding sequence ATGGCAGACCTAGACCTCACCCAAGAGATTCGCTCTCTTCGTGCAACATTCGCGGATATTCAACACGTGGTGGACGTCAAAAGGCTCAACGATGAGATTGTCCTGTTAAAGCAGCAGGCCGCGGATCCAAATATTTGGGATGAGCCGGTACACGCGCAAAATGTGACCAGCAAGCTTTCTCACGCTCAAGGGATGCTGACGAAACTTGAATCGGTGCATTCTCGTTTAGATGATTTAGAGGTACTAGTCGAGATGGCGAATACTGAGGGCGATGCTTCAGTTCAGGCTGAGGCCAAGGTGGAGCTAACCTCGCTGCAAGCACTGATTTCCGAGTTAGAAATTCAAACCCTGCTGAACGGCGAATACGATTCGCGCGCAGCCGTTGTCACGATTAGATCTGGGGCTGGCGGTGATGACGCCACTGACTTCGCCGAGATGCTGATGCGAATGTATCTGCGCTATGCCGAGAAAAATAAAATGCCCGTTCAGGTTCTGGATACTTCATACGCCGAAGGTGCCGGAATTAAGTCTGCAACCTTTGAGATTGACGCGCCGTATGCTTTTGGTTCGTTTTCTGTTGAAGCAGGTACACACCGATTGGTTCGCATGAGTCCATTTAACGCAGCAGGGAAGCGCCAGACTTCATTTGCCGCGGTTGAGGTGGTGCCACTTGTCGAGCAAACCGAGGCAATTGAGATTCCCGAGAATGAAATACGAATTGATGTTTTTAGGTCGTCTGGTCCAGGTGGGCAGTCGGTAAACACCACCGATTCAGCTGTAAGAATCACTCACATTCCAACTGGCACCGTGGTTAGTTGCCAAAATGAAAAGAGCCAGATTCAGAACAAGGCAGCTGCCATGCGCGTTCTTCAGTCACGTCTGCTTGAAATTCGCCGTCGCGAGGAAGAAGCCAAGAAAAAGCAGATTGCCGGTGATGTTAAGGCAAGTTGGGGTGAGCAAATGCGATCCTATGTTTTAGCTCCGTATCAAATGGTCAAAGATTTGCGCACGGACTACGAAGTAAATAACCCGTCGGCCGTGTTTGATGGCGATCTGGCTGGGTTCATCGCGGCCGGAATTCGTTGGCGCAAGCAGACACAACAGGGCGCTTAG
- the ftsE gene encoding cell division ATP-binding protein FtsE, with protein MISISNVSKQYRGSARPALSNVSLEVAKGDFVFLVGASGSGKSSLMRLMLREDVPTKGSVHVLGENLVGIPSRRVPFFRRRLGVVFQDFRLLPNKTVAQNVAFSLEVIGKSQGFIQEAVPEVLRLVGLEGKADRLPSELSGGEQQRVALARAIVNKPALLLADEPTGNLDPATSQDIMALIERINLAGTTVIMATHDRGIVDRLKKRVVELKDGEIIRDQVGGSY; from the coding sequence ATGATCAGCATCTCCAACGTAAGTAAGCAATATCGCGGTTCTGCGCGTCCTGCGCTCAGCAACGTGTCGCTAGAAGTAGCCAAAGGTGATTTTGTTTTTCTAGTTGGGGCATCTGGATCTGGAAAATCTTCGCTGATGCGCTTGATGCTTCGCGAAGATGTGCCTACCAAAGGCTCGGTTCACGTTCTTGGTGAAAACTTGGTTGGCATCCCCAGCCGACGCGTTCCATTCTTTCGCCGCCGACTTGGAGTGGTGTTTCAAGATTTCCGTTTACTGCCCAATAAAACTGTGGCTCAAAATGTGGCTTTCAGTCTTGAAGTGATCGGCAAATCTCAGGGTTTCATTCAAGAAGCAGTCCCAGAGGTATTGCGCCTGGTAGGCCTAGAAGGCAAAGCTGACCGACTTCCCAGCGAGTTATCGGGCGGTGAGCAGCAGCGAGTTGCCTTGGCGAGAGCAATTGTGAACAAGCCTGCACTTTTGCTGGCCGATGAGCCAACCGGAAATCTGGATCCGGCAACATCTCAGGACATCATGGCGCTGATCGAGAGAATCAACCTTGCTGGTACCACGGTCATTATGGCCACCCACGACCGGGGGATTGTAGATCGACTCAAGAAGCGCGTTGTGGAACTTAAGGACGGCGAAATTATTCGCGATCAGGTTGGCGGTTCTTACTGA